A single region of the Nakaseomyces glabratus chromosome D, complete sequence genome encodes:
- the ORC3 gene encoding origin recognition complex subunit 3 (CAGL0D03080g~Protein of unknown function), with the protein MDVSEFADSQRTHYIARPTYNVSEFVEKSNSETEESLGTVPFVKLLDGEETNVAVLKRWELYHLLYSNFHNQVDDIVNNIETDLKDEVMSVLLNLPNRQDNYGKPCFNTLFLLGSDSSLAVDLPNNDPETIDVLIDLTPKESPNVRMMLRRSMFKLIQTADSILSGTTKIKTELEDDDDNEVPDFSVSSDKITYDLTLLENFKEVFGKNLNIVFNFKDVDSMGAIVLDNFVELLSRALKNDHVKISLIFNINTNLSNFEKNFRQSTIRLLKRHFHKIDVSSNKGYKYGNRIFQSFLDTVDGKLNLSDRFVEFVIEKMSNNSNHNLQLLIKILDYSLMAYFFENPFSVFIDPVNIDYLNDEYLNRLVRCPTFMFFIEGLIKDNANTSEVLALLDNTDGNLVNFFVEFLVRENPINGHAKYVANFLETELGIKNYNLIELYHNLLQGKLKDYLWRWKSCQEHIEKLDFEPVDTMFQELFTLDHNNGLLSQSLFPFYRTNVENNLLNWEQVLPIKEAPAPESKVLQELNRKLNPILSHLFKLYREANNQINTYDFYMVFKETMPRDIILDYVKEQAQENHSLETLLDKPDAFDKISLILFMQAIVDFEMIGILKPAGKGHDVMEKCIWRGL; encoded by the coding sequence ATGGATGTCTCAGAGTTTGCAGATTCTCAAAGGACGCATTATATAGCGAGGCCCACATACAATGTGTCGGAATTTGTGGAAAAGAGCAACAGTGAGACTGAGGAGTCTTTAGGAACAGTGCCCTTTGTGAAATTATTGGATGGTGAGGAGACCAATGTTGCTGTGCTGAAGAGATGGGAGTTGTACCATTTGCTTTATTCTAATTTTCATAACCAAGTTGATGATATTGTAAACAATATTGAGACTGATTTGAAAGATGAAGTTATGAGTGTTTTACTTAATCTTCCAAATAGACAGGATAACTATGGCAAGCCATGTTTCAATACGCTGTTCTTGTTGGGATCTGATAGTTCGCTTGCGGTTGATCTACCAAATAATGATCCCGAAACCATTGATGTGCTGATTGACTTGACCCCTAAGGAGTCCCCAAATGTGAGAATGATGCTGAGAAGATCAATGTTTAAACTCATTCAGACCGCTGATAGTATTTTGTCCGGTACAACCAAGATAAAAACTGAATTGGAAGATGACGACGACAATGAAGTGCCGGATTTCTCTGTTAGTTCAGATAAAATTACATATGATTTAACTCTACTGGAAAACTTCAAAGAAGTATTTGGTAAAAACCTAAACATAgtattcaatttcaaagatgttGACTCTATGGGTGCGATAGTACTAGATAATTTCGTCGAACTGTTAAGCAGGGCTCTGAAGAATGATCATGTAAAGATTAGtcttattttcaatattaaTACAAATCTATCcaactttgaaaagaattttaGACAATCAACTATTAGACTATTAAAAAGACACTTCCATAAGATCGATGTTTCGAGTAATAAAGGTTACAAATATGGTAAcagaatttttcaaagctTCTTGGACACCGTTGATGGTAAATTGAACTTGTCAGATAGATTTGTCGAGTTCGTTATCGAAAAGATGTCTAACAACTCGAATCACAACTTACAACTATTGATCAAGATTCTTGATTACTCTTTGATGGCGTATTTTTTTGAGAATCCATTCTCAGTTTTTATTGACCCTGTTAACATAGACTACTTAAATGATGAATATTTGAACAGATTAGTACGGTGCCCTACGTTTATGTTTTTCATCGAAGGTTTGATTAAAGACAATGCTAACACATCGGAGGTTCTTGCGTTACTGGATAACACTGATGGTAACCTTGTGAATTTCtttgttgaatttcttGTCAGAGAGAATCCTATTAATGGCCATGCCAAGTACGTGGCCAATTTTCTTGAAACAGAGCTTGGTATCAAGAATTATAATCTGATAGAGTTATACCACAATTTGTTACAAGGTAAACTAAAAGACTATTTATGGAGGTGGAAAAGCTGTCAGGAGCACATTGAAAAGCTAGACTTCGAACCTGTTGACACAATGTTCCAGGAGCTATTCACATTGGATCACAACAACGGGTTATTGTCTCAGTCTTTATTCCCATTTTATAGAACTAACGTTGAGAACAACCTGCTAAATTGGGAGCAAGTACTTCCTATTAAGGAAGCACCAGCACCTGAATCAAAAGTGTTACAAGAATTGAACAGGAAATTAAACCCAATTCTGAGCCATTTGTTCAAGCTATACAGAGAAGCGAACAACCAAATTAACACATATGACTTCTATATGGTATTCAAGGAAACAATGCCAAGGGATATTATTTTAGACTACGTTAAGGAACAAGCACAGGAAAACCACTCGCTAGAGACACTACTAGATAAACCGGATGCATTCGATAAgatttcattaatattatttatgcAAGCCATTGTTGACTTCGAGATGATTGGAATATTGAAACCAGCCGGTAAGGGCCATGACGTTATGGAGAAATGCATATGGAGAGGCCTATAA
- the COX16 gene encoding Cox16p (CAGL0D03102g~Ortholog(s) have role in mitochondrial respiratory chain complex IV assembly and mitochondrial inner membrane localization) — protein MALGGRSFRSKKQQLAYDRSFAGRYQKLLSKNPFIFFGLPFCGMMVLGSYWLAGISQVKFDRDDQKVQEMNEEEILKMKHGKREFDIKEEYYRLQGLAEEDWEPKRVERFKGESDNVF, from the coding sequence ATGGCATTAGGTGGTCGAAGTTTCAGGTCTAAGAAACAGCAACTAGCATATGACAGGAGTTTTGCAGGCCGGTATCAGAAATTGCTGAGTAAGAACCCATTCATATTCTTTGGACTCCCGTTTTGTGGAATGATGGTGCTTGGCTCATATTGGCTAGCTGGTATATCGCAAGTCAAGTTTGACCGTGATGACCAAAAAGTTCAGGAGAtgaatgaagaagaaatactGAAGATGAAGCACGGTAAGAGAGAGTTTGACATAAAAGAGGAGTATTATAGACTGCAAGGATTGGCGGAAGAGGACTGGGAACCGAAGAGAGTCGAGAGGTTTAAGGGTGAATCTGATAACGTGTTCTAA
- the DRS1 gene encoding putative ATP-dependent RNA helicase (CAGL0D03124g~Ortholog(s) have nucleolus localization), with protein sequence MSLKMKGKKYTDLDFVPTISDSEEDVPDLDSDEEKPKPETKGKKKNKSVDEESADMNSGFRFNTDDGEINTNFDGWEFLGDEKDEEKKDVDLDKIIRKKGGLIGMAHVDEAEKSESEESESDDEDLAMDGFGMGAQEQPEGEEEDEDASNSEQESNDEEEDDDEETYDVGDAGDAEEKVEEDTAEEMQAFYAPESESENAKKEVHKTFNDLALSRPVMKGLSNLGYVKPSPIQSATIPIALLGKDIIAGAVTGSGKTAAFMIPIIERLLYKPAKVASTRVIVLTPTRELAIQVADVGKKIGQFVSNLTFGLAVGGLNLRQQEQMLKTRPDIVIATPGRFIDHIRNSASFNVDSVEVLVIDEADRMLEDGFQDELNEIMSLLPSKRQTLLFSATMNSRIKQLISLSLKRPVRIMIDPPKQAATKLTQEFVRIRKRDHLKPSLLFNLIRKLDPNGQKRIVVFVARKDMAHKLRIILGLLGMAVAELHGSLTQEQRLDSVNKFKSLQVPVLICTDLASRGLDIPKIEVVINYDMPKSYEIYLHRVGRTARAGREGRSITFVGEASAERSIVKDAIRGVNDSEIPGSKAVGRNVDWNQVEETNKIVENMDQTVQDILVEEKEEKEILRAEMELKKGENLLKHKDEIQSRPKRTWFQSEKEKKNSKIMGALSKTKKEVNSKKRKRNEAMEDGHKRSYKKTQSDRTADQERTMKKQAKANGKKKGKSKGKR encoded by the coding sequence ATGAGTCTTAAGATGAAGGGGAAGAAGTACACTGATTTGGATTTTGTGCCTACCATCAGTGACAGTGAGGAGGATGTTCCTGATTTGGACAGCGATGAGGAGAAGCCTAAGCCTGAGACGAAGggcaagaagaagaacaagtcTGTGGATGAGGAGAGTGCTGACATGAACAGTGGGTTTCGGTTCAACACTGATGATGGCGAGATCAACACCAATTTTGACGGGTGGGAGTTTTTAGGTGACGAGAAGGAtgaggagaagaaggatGTTGATCTGGACAAGATTATCAGGAAGAAAGGTGGTCTAATTGGTATGGCTCATGTAGACGAAGCTGAGAAGAGTGAGAGTGAAGAGTCTGAgagtgatgatgaagaccTGGCTATGGATGGGTTTGGTATGGGTGCCCAAGAGCAACCTGAAGGTGAAGAGGAGGACGAGGATGCATCAAACAGTGAACAAGAGAGCAAtgacgaagaagaagacgacGACGAGGAAACATACGATGTCGGTGATGCCGGTGATGCCGAGGagaaagttgaagaagacacAGCTGAAGAGATGCAAGCTTTCTATGCGCCTGAAAGCGAAAGTGAAAACGCAAAGAAGGAGGTGCATAAGACATTCAATGATCTAGCGTTGTCGAGACCCGTTATGAAGGGTTTGAGCAACCTAGGATACGTCAAACCATCGCCAATTCAAAGTGCCACCATCCCAATTGCATTACTAGGTAAGGATATCATTGCAGGTGCCGTCACAGGTTCCGGTAAGACTGCAGCATTCATGATTCCAATTATCGAACGTCTACTGTACAAGCCAGCTAAGGTTGCTTCCACGAGAGTTATTGTATTAACACCTACCCGTGAATTGGCTATTCAAGTTGCAGATGTAGGTAAAAAAATTGGTCAATTTGTCAGTAATCTAACATTCGGTCTGGCTGTTGGTGGTTTGAATTTGAGACAACAAGAGCAAATGCTGAAGACTAGGCCAGATATAGTCATTGCTACTCCTGGTAGATTTATCGATCATATCAGGAACTCCGCAAGTTTTAATGTAGACTCTGTGGAAGTTCTAGTCATTGATGAAGCTGATAGAATGCTAGAAGATGGTTTCCAAGAtgaattgaatgaaattatGTCCTTGCTACCTAGTAAGAGACAGACTCTACTATTCTCAGCCACTATGAACTCAAGAATCAAGCAATTGATATCTTTGTCATTGAAGAGACCAGTGAGAATAATGATCGATCCTCCGAAGCAAGCTGCCACTAAACTTACTCAAGAGTTTGTTCGTATCCGTAAAAGAGATCACTTAAAACCTTCATTACTGTTCAATTTAATAAGAAAGCTGGATCCAAATGGCCAGAAAAGAATTGTGGTGTTTGTTGCCAGAAAAGATATGGCTCACAAACTGAGAATCATACTGGGTCTATTAGGTATGGCTGTTGCTGAGCTTCATGGTTCGCTAACACAAGAACAACGTCTAGACTCTGTGAATAAGTTTAAATCCTTACAAGTCCCAGTGTTGATCTGTACCGATTTGGCTTCCAGAGGTCTAGATATTCCAAAGATTGAAGTTGTCATCAATTATGACATGCCAAAGAGTTACGAAATTTATTTGCATAGAGTTGGTAGAACTGCCAGAGCTGGTAGAGAAGGTCGTTCCATTACTTTTGTTGGTGAAGCATCAGCAGAAAGAAGTATAGTAAAGGATGCCATTAGAGGTGTCAATGATAGTGAGATACCTGGTAGTAAAGCTGTGGGTAGAAATGTCGATTGGAACCAAGTAGAAGAGACAAACAAGATAGTAGAGAACATGGACCAGACAGTCCAAGATATTCTAGTAGAGGAAAAGGAAGAGAAGGAAATTCTCCGGGCTGAGATGGAGTTGAAGAAAGGTGAAAACCTTCTGAAACATAAGGATGAAATCCAATCTAGGCCGAAGAGAACTTGGTTCCAATCCgaaaaggagaagaagaactcCAAGATCATGGGAGCTCTTTCAAAGACCAAGAAAGAAGTCAATAGTAAAAAGAGGAAGCGTAACGAAGCAATGGAAGACGGTCATAAGAGATCATATAAGAAAACTCAATCTGACCGTACTGCTGATCAAGAGAGAACTATGAAGAAGCAGGCAAAGGCCAAtggtaaaaagaaaggtaaGTCAAAGGGTAAGAGATAA
- the SYS1 gene encoding Sys1p (CAGL0D03146g~Ortholog(s) have role in Golgi to endosome transport, Golgi to plasma membrane protein transport, protein targeting to Golgi, vesicle organization and integral component of Golgi membrane, trans-Golgi network localization) translates to MVNFRRYLRVPRELRPSEIFKQDSMSPGKIALQIILLQVFYYTTACILFYGWAKVAGYKLEMVQWLFSWQAIEFTNALGLTLCLLWLTDSLICVIFLTVIVERSKLAWDFAITIHAINLIVVSVHTGTLPSLSWFVLQVLSSLILIFLGTYTTRWRELRDTFFEGLVDADMVSPSASSQPIEMRDLESQK, encoded by the coding sequence ATGGTAAATTTCAGGAGATACTTGAGGGTACCGAGGGAGCTGCGGCCCTCGGAGATATTTAAGCAGGACTCCATGTCCCCAGGGAAGATAGCGTTGCAGATTATCCTGTTGCAGGTGTTCTATTACACTACGGCGTGTATTCTGTTCTATGGATGGGCTAAAGTTGCCGGATATAAGCTTGAGATGGTGCAATGGCTGTTCTCGTGGCAGGCCATTGAGTTTACCAACGCGCTCGGGCTGACATTGTGTCTGCTGTGGCTCACAGACTCGCTGATATGTGTCATATTCCTCACGGTTATTGTGGAGAGAAGCAAGCTGGCATGGGATTTTGCCATTACGATCCATGCCATTAATCTAATCGTTGTTTCAGTACATACGGGGACGCTGCCCTCGTTGTCGTGGTTTGTCCTGCAAGTGCTGTCGTCATTGATACTGATATTCTTGGGTACATACACTACACGTTGGAGAGAACTCCGCGATACCTTTTTTGAAGGCTTGGTGGATGCCGATATGGTAAGTCCAAGTGCCTCTTCACAGCCCATAGAGATGAGGGATCTAGAGAGTCAGAAATGA